From one Henckelia pumila isolate YLH828 unplaced genomic scaffold, ASM3356847v2 CTG_80:::fragment_3, whole genome shotgun sequence genomic stretch:
- the LOC140873848 gene encoding DEAD-box ATP-dependent RNA helicase 5-like isoform X2 produces MGGHKIDAEAANTTENVEIKLQKKQKNKQKRKPEETAAEIGTEYANVVNKKKNKEKQEVAEVLNGSVEISATKKKKQEKEETFNDGSTEIPKKKKKKDKGGENESANNGIIETARKLEKCSGVGSENASEEIRHGSGVVVSGKNVNDSKYATLNSFSESRLPSEVLECCKNFNKPSPIQSHSWPFLLDGRDFIGIAATGSGKTLAFGIPAIMSVLSKRKSKIAVRKNPLCLVLSPTRELAQQISDVLCDAGRPCGVQSVCIYGGTSKGPQISALKSGVDIVIGTPGRLKDLIEMGLCHLKDVSYVVLDEADRMLDMGFEPEVRSILSQTCTVRQMVMFSATWPLPVHQLAQEFMDPSPVKVVVGSEDLAANHDVLQIVEVLEDRARDERLQNLLEKYHKSRSNRVLVFVLYKKEASRVENMLQKRGWKVVSISGDKAQHARTQALSLFKEGSCPLLVDSN; encoded by the exons ATGGGTGGCCACAAAATTGATGCAGAAGCCGCCAATACGACGGAAAATGTTGAAATCAAGCTGCAGAAAAAGCAAAAGAACAAGCAAAAGAGAAAGCCTGAAGAAACTGCCGCTGAGATCGGTACTGAATACGCGAATGTTGTGAATAAGaagaaaaacaaagaaaaacaaGAAGTGGCAGAGGTGCTTAACGGGTCTGTTGAGATTTCTGCAACAAAAAAGAAGAAACAGGAAAAGGAAGAGACCTTCAATGatggatcaactgaaataccgaagaagaaaaagaaaaaagacaaAGGAGGGGAGAACGAGAGTGCGAATAATGGCATAATTGAAACGGCGAGGAAACTGGAGAAGTGTAGTGGCGTAGGTTCAGAGAATGCCTCTGAGGAGATTAGACATGGCAGTGGAGTAGTGGTATCTGGGAAGAATGTGAATGATTCTAAATACGCAACATTGAATTCTTTTTCCGAATCGAGGCTCCCAAGTGAGGTGCTGGAATGCTGTAAGAATTTTAATAAACCGTCACCAATTCAGTCCCATTCGTGGCCTTTTCTTCTTGATGGTCGTGATTTTATTGGAATAGCGGCCACTGGGTCTG GTAAAACTCTGGCATTTGGAATTCCTGCTATAATGAGTGTATTAAGCAAACGAAAAAGTAAAATTGCTGTGAGAAAGAATCCACTTTGCCTTGTTCTTTCGCCTACAAGGGAGCTGGCTCAACAA ATTTCAGATGTACTTTGTGATGCTGGGAGGCCTTGTGGAGTGCAGTCAGTTTGTATATATGGAGGAACTTCGAAAGGACCCCAAATATCTGCTCTAAAATCTGGTGTG GACATTGTGATCGGGACACCTGGTCGCCTAAAGGACTTGATTGAAATGGGACTGTGCCATCTAAAGGACGTTTCTTATGTG GTGTTGGATGAAGCTGATCGAATGCTTGACATGGGATTTGAACCCGAGGTTCGCTCAATATTAAGTCAAACGTGTACCG TTCGCCAAATGGTAATGTTCAGTGCAACGTGGCCACTACCCGTGCATCAATTAGCTCAAGAATTCATGGATCCCTCCCCGGTTAAG GTGGTTGTGGGTTCAGAAGATTTAGCTGCCAACCATGATGTCCTGCAAATAGTGGAG GTGTTGGAGGATCGAGCACGGGATGAACGCTTGCAGAATTTGCTAGAAAAATACCACAAGTCTAGAAG CAATAGagttttggtttttgttttataCAAGAAGGAAGCATCAAGGGTCGAGAATATGCTTCAGAAAAG GGGTTGGAAAGTTGTTTCTATAAGTGGTGATAAAGCACAACATGCAAGGACTCAGGCATTGTCATTGTTCAAGGAGGGATCGTGCCCTCTATTGGTAG ATAGCAACTGA
- the LOC140873838 gene encoding CSC1-like protein At1g32090: MATLEDIGVSALFNIIGAIGFLLAFALLRIQPINDRVYFPKWYIAGKRTAPGSRGGVGGKFVNLNIWTYFTFLNWMPQALKMSESDIINHAGLDSAVFLRIYRLGLKIFGPVAIVALLVLLPVNASGGTLFFLKRDLVVSNIDKLSISNIRPKSFKFFIHISLEYLFTFWICFMLYKEYGKVVSMRLKFLASQGRRAEQFTVLVRNVPNVSGRSISDNVESFFRRTHPDHYLCHQGVYDANKFAKLVQKRNRLQNWLDYNELKFERHPGKRPTTKRGCLGLWGERVDSIDFYKEQIKDFDRKMAAERQKILKDSKSVTPAAFVSFNSRWGAAVCAQTQQSKNPTLWLTNWAPEPRDVYWKNLAITFFSLSIRKLVISIAVFALVFFYMIPIAFVQSLANLEGLERVAPFLRPVVEWSFLKSILQGFVPGFALKVFLYLLPVILMIMSKIEGHVAVSVLERSTAAKYYYFMLVNVFLGSLVTGTAFQQLDAFLHQSATQIPRNIGVSIPMKATFFITYIMIDGWAGIASEILRLKPLVIFHLKNMFIVKTERDLEMAMDPGGVDLPEALPSLQLYYLLGIVYMVVTPILLPFIIVFFAFAYFVYRHQVINVYNQKYESAAAFWPHVHGRIIASLIISQLLLMGLLSTKKAANSTPLLVVLPILTLAFHVYCKNRFEPAFRKYPLEEAMTKDTQDAAAESDSSLKSYLSEAYLHPIFHSYEEVELVGVRIDKNESHIANASQNDLGSLPPHGAYHREN, encoded by the exons ATGGCGACTCTTGAGGATATTGGGGTGTCGGCTCTTTTTAACATAATAGGTGCTATTGGATTCTTGCTGGCTTTTGCACTGCTCAGGATTCAGCCAATCAATGATAGAGTCTACTTTCCCAAATGGTACATTGCTGGGAAGAGGACGGCCCCAGGGAGCAGGGGCGGCGTGGGGGGAAAATTTGTGAATCTCAATATCTGGACTTATTTCACATTTCTGAATTGGATGCCTCAGGCTCTGAAGATGAGTGAATCTGATATTATTAACCATGCCGGGCTTGATTCTGCTGTTTTCTTGAGGATCTATAGACTTGG CTTGAAAATATTTGGACCTGTGGCCATTGTTGCACTCCTAGTTCTGCTTCCAGTGAATGCATCCGGTGGTACTTTATTTTTCCTGAAGCGTGACTTGGTTGTGAGCAACATCGACAAGCTTTCCATATCAAATATTCGTCCCAAGTCCTTCAA GTTCTTTATCCACATATCATTGGAGTACTTGTTCACATTTTGGATTTGTTTCATGCTTTATAAGGAATATGGTAAGGTTGTGTCAATGCGACTAAAATTTTTGGCTTCACAAGGCAGGCGTGCTGAACAATTCACC GTTCTTGTTAGGAACGTGCCGAATGTTTCTGGACGTTCGATATCAGATAATGTGGAGAGCTTCTTTCGAAGAACCCATCCAGATCATTATCTATGCCACCAG GGTGTATATGATGCTAATAAGTTTGCTAAACTTGTTCAAAAAAGAAACCGTCTCCAAAATTGGCTGGACTACAATGAACTTAAATTTGAGAGACATCCAGGGAAGAGACCAACTACGAAG AGAGGCTGCCTTGGACTGTGGGGTGAAAGGGTCGACTCAATCGACTTCTACAAAGAGCAAATAAAGGATTTCGATAGAAAG ATGGCTGCGGAACGCCAAAAAATTCTCAAGGACTCTAAATCTGTCACACCAGCTGCCTTTGTATCGTTTAATTCCAGATGGGGGGCTGCCGTTTGTGCCCAGACACAACAGAGCAAAAATCCTACACTCTGGTTGACAAATTGGGCCCCTGAACCACGTGACGTATACTGGAAGAATTTGGCCATAACGTTTTTTTCACTTAGTATTCGGAAACTTGTTATTTCAATAGCAGTGTTCGCATTGGTTTTCTTTTACATGATCCCTATTGCTTTTGTTCAATCATTGGCGAATCTGGAAGGGCTGGAAAGAGTGGCGCCATTTCTCAGGCCAGTTGTTGAATG GTCATTTCTCAAATCAATTCTACAGGGTTTTGTTCCTGGTTTCGCTCTCAAAGTTTTTTTGTATTTACTGCCAGTAATTTTGATGATCATGTCAAAAATCGAGGGGCACGTGGCAGTCTCAGTATTAGAACGAAGTACGGCTGCAAAATACTACTACTTCATGTTGGTCAATGTGTTTTTAGGCAGCCTAGTGACTGGAACTGCATTTCAGCAACTTGATGCTTTCCTCCACCAATCAGCTACGCA AATCCCAAGAAACATCGGTGTATCCATACCAATGAAGGCTACTTTCTTTATCACATACATCATGATTGATGGCTGGGCTGGAATCGCCAGTGAAATCCTTCGTTTGAAACCTCTAGTAATTTTCCACCTAAAGAATATGTTCATCGTGAAAACCGAAAGGGATTTGGAGATGGCGATGGACCCTGGAGGTGTTGATCTTCCCGAAGCTTTACCAAGTCTTCAGCTTTACTACCTTCTTGGCATTGTGTACATGGTTGTCACACCGATACTTCTTCCTTTCATAATTGTCTTCTTCGCCTTTGCGTACTTCGTGTATCGTCATCAG GTTATTAATGTGTATAATCAAAAATATGAGAGCGCTGCTGCATTTTGGCCACACGTTCATGGACGAATTATAGCAAGCTTAATAATCTCACAGCTGCTACTAATGGGCTTACTAAGCACAAAAAAGGCTGCAAACTCTACTCCTCTGCTTGTAGTGCTGCCTATATTGACTCTAGCATTCCACGTGTACTGCAAGAATCGCTTTGAACCAGCCTTCAGAAAGTATCCTCTCGAG GAAGCCATGACCAAGGATACACAAGATGCTGCTGCTGAATCAGACTCCAGCTTGAAATCTTACTTGTCTGAGGCATACTTGCATCCCATTTTCCACTCTTACGAAGAAGTGGAGTTGGTTGGAGTTAGAATCGATAAGAACGAGTCCCATATTGCCAATGCCTCTCAAAATGATCTCGGTTCTTTGCCCCCTCATGGCGCATATCATCGTGAAAACTAG
- the LOC140873848 gene encoding DEAD-box ATP-dependent RNA helicase 5-like isoform X1: MGGHKIDAEAANTTENVEIKLQKKQKNKQKRKPEETAAEIGTEYANVVNKKKNKEKQEVAEVLNGSVEISATKKKKQEKEETFNDGSTEIPKKKKKKDKGGENESANNGIIETARKLEKCSGVGSENASEEIRHGSGVVVSGKNVNDSKYATLNSFSESRLPSEVLECCKNFNKPSPIQSHSWPFLLDGRDFIGIAATGSGKTLAFGIPAIMSVLSKRKSKIAVRKNPLCLVLSPTRELAQQISDVLCDAGRPCGVQSVCIYGGTSKGPQISALKSGVDIVIGTPGRLKDLIEMGLCHLKDVSYVVLDEADRMLDMGFEPEVRSILSQTCTVRQMVMFSATWPLPVHQLAQEFMDPSPVKVVVGSEDLAANHDVLQIVEVLEDRARDERLQNLLEKYHKSRSNRVLVFVLYKKEASRVENMLQKRGWKVVSISGDKAQHARTQALSLFKEGSCPLLIATDVAARGLDIPDVEVVINYSFPLTTEDYVHRIGRTGRAGKKGVAHTFFTKENKGLAGELVNVLREAKQVVPEALLKFGTHVKKKESKLYGAHFKEIASNAPKATKIKFDDSEDED, translated from the exons ATGGGTGGCCACAAAATTGATGCAGAAGCCGCCAATACGACGGAAAATGTTGAAATCAAGCTGCAGAAAAAGCAAAAGAACAAGCAAAAGAGAAAGCCTGAAGAAACTGCCGCTGAGATCGGTACTGAATACGCGAATGTTGTGAATAAGaagaaaaacaaagaaaaacaaGAAGTGGCAGAGGTGCTTAACGGGTCTGTTGAGATTTCTGCAACAAAAAAGAAGAAACAGGAAAAGGAAGAGACCTTCAATGatggatcaactgaaataccgaagaagaaaaagaaaaaagacaaAGGAGGGGAGAACGAGAGTGCGAATAATGGCATAATTGAAACGGCGAGGAAACTGGAGAAGTGTAGTGGCGTAGGTTCAGAGAATGCCTCTGAGGAGATTAGACATGGCAGTGGAGTAGTGGTATCTGGGAAGAATGTGAATGATTCTAAATACGCAACATTGAATTCTTTTTCCGAATCGAGGCTCCCAAGTGAGGTGCTGGAATGCTGTAAGAATTTTAATAAACCGTCACCAATTCAGTCCCATTCGTGGCCTTTTCTTCTTGATGGTCGTGATTTTATTGGAATAGCGGCCACTGGGTCTG GTAAAACTCTGGCATTTGGAATTCCTGCTATAATGAGTGTATTAAGCAAACGAAAAAGTAAAATTGCTGTGAGAAAGAATCCACTTTGCCTTGTTCTTTCGCCTACAAGGGAGCTGGCTCAACAA ATTTCAGATGTACTTTGTGATGCTGGGAGGCCTTGTGGAGTGCAGTCAGTTTGTATATATGGAGGAACTTCGAAAGGACCCCAAATATCTGCTCTAAAATCTGGTGTG GACATTGTGATCGGGACACCTGGTCGCCTAAAGGACTTGATTGAAATGGGACTGTGCCATCTAAAGGACGTTTCTTATGTG GTGTTGGATGAAGCTGATCGAATGCTTGACATGGGATTTGAACCCGAGGTTCGCTCAATATTAAGTCAAACGTGTACCG TTCGCCAAATGGTAATGTTCAGTGCAACGTGGCCACTACCCGTGCATCAATTAGCTCAAGAATTCATGGATCCCTCCCCGGTTAAG GTGGTTGTGGGTTCAGAAGATTTAGCTGCCAACCATGATGTCCTGCAAATAGTGGAG GTGTTGGAGGATCGAGCACGGGATGAACGCTTGCAGAATTTGCTAGAAAAATACCACAAGTCTAGAAG CAATAGagttttggtttttgttttataCAAGAAGGAAGCATCAAGGGTCGAGAATATGCTTCAGAAAAG GGGTTGGAAAGTTGTTTCTATAAGTGGTGATAAAGCACAACATGCAAGGACTCAGGCATTGTCATTGTTCAAGGAGGGATCGTGCCCTCTATTG ATAGCAACTGATGTTGCTGCTCGAGGTTTGGATATTCCCGACGTTGAAGTTGTAATAAACTACAGTTTTCCACTCACAACAGAGGATTATGTGCACAGAATTGGTAGGACCGGACGAGCTGGTAAGAAGGGAGTGGCTCACACTTTCTTCACAAAGGAGAACAAG GGACTTGCTGGGGAGTTGGTTAACGTTCTTAGGGAAGCTAAGCAGGTCGTACCCGAAGCCTTGCTCAAATTCGGGACTCACGTGAAGAAAAAG GAATCCAAGTTATACGGTGCCCATTTCAAGGAAATTGCTTCTAATGCTCCCAAAGCTACAAAGATTAAGTTTGATGATTCCGAGGACGAAGATTGA
- the LOC140873842 gene encoding G-type lectin S-receptor-like serine/threonine-protein kinase At1g67520: MKSQKWFLNINTIFWILCSLVVSQVAGLDTLQQEEQLNFTSQLVSQRNNFTLGFYTPRDTNKSYIAVWYTAHGTYPVWIGNRDHPVGNNSSPALTITSTGALIVVHDGGNDPFTLYAGGSSRNVSATLLESGNFVVTDGSSGSVLWQSFDYPTDTLLAGMKLGSDHKTGRKRTLTSWFGENNPASGPFTLEWENGARGLVVRRRGVVYWTSGAMKDHYGESIDFKYQVKTFENLFFDPDPLNWNYNFTNVTTRDEEYFAYSLFEDPRWTPEDRKIVSGWRVRYTGDVTDIDSIRAFIVVVSLCYGYSPSGYKGCELWQQPTCRNSRETFVLRSGGFLQRSGLVATSDFVENSSLSFSDCREKCWNNCDCFGFNGYESGCVYWTGKDLEFRQSLAGNEAQYYVIDPLSSDTGANKRRRRIIISIVVPIGLLFLGTALFLLLRFRRGRKREEEVHELLTLEGYTDTYEDRGAKGHDLRLFTYASILAATDNFSFKNKLGEGGFGPVYKGVTPEGHHIAVKVLSRSSGQGLLEFKNELILISKLQHVNLVKLIGFSIHGNDKIIVYDYMPNKSLDCFLFDSSKRGLLDWLKRFTIIEGIAQGLLYLHKYSRLTIVHRDLKSGNILLDEDMTPKISDFGLARIFKQSTSEANTERRVGTYGYMAPEYAMQGIFSLKSDVYSFGVLVLEIVSGRKNNSFHDIQGPVNLVEHAWELWSNDSAVELMDPTLRGSCNIQQLLRCIHIGLLCVENRAVDRPSIEDVISMLKNEMKDTPMPKNPAFITRDSVIELNKKISLQNNYSVNEISLTQTVQGR, translated from the exons ATGAAATcccagaaatggtttcttaataTAAACACCATTTTTTGGATTCTTTGTAGCTTAGTGGTCTCCCAAGTTGCAGGCCTCGACACCCTACAACAAGAGGAACAGCTGAATTTCACCTCTCAATTAGTTTCTCAAAGAAACAATTTCACGTTAGGATTCTACACACCCAGAGACACTAACAAGAGTTATATAGCCGTATGGTACACTGCTCACGGTACCTATCCGGTGTGGATTGGCAACAGGGATCATCCCGTCGGAAACAACTCCAGCCCCGCTCTTACTATAACCTCCACCGGCGCGTTGATCGTCGTGCACGACGGAGGAAACGATCCCTTCACGCTATACGCAGGCGGGTCGAGCCGTAATGTGTCCGCGACTTTGTTGGAATCGGGGAACTTCGTGGTGACCGATGGCTCTTCGGGCAGTGTTTTGTGGCAGAGTTTCGATTATCCGACTGATACATTGCTTGCGGGGATGAAGCTCGGTTCGGACCACAAGACCGGGAGAAAACGGACCCTCACTTCTTGGTTTGGGGAGAACAATCCCGCGTCTGGTCCTTTCACTCTTGAATGGGAGAACGGCGCACGCGGACTTGTGGTGAGGCGACGAGGGGTGGTTTACTGGACTAGTGGCGCCATGAAGGATCATTATGGCGAGTCGATTGATTTTAAGTATCAAGTCAAGACTTTTGAGAACTTGTTTTTTGATCCGGATCCATTGAACTGGAACTATAACTTTACAAATGTAACGACTCGGGACGAGGAATATTTTGCCTATTCGCTGTTCGAAGATCCGCGGTGGACACCTGAAGACCGGAAGATTGTTTCAGGATGGAGAGTGCGCTATACGGGGGACGTTACCGATATCGATAGTATCAGGGCTTTCATTGTAGTAGTTAGTCTTTGTTATGGTTATAGCCCTTCTGGCTACAAAGGGTGTGAACTGTGGCAACAGCCGACGTGCAGGAACAGTCGCGAGACATTTGTTTTGAGGTCTGGAGGCTTTTTACAGAGAAGTGGACTTGTTGCTACTTCGGATTTTGTCGAGAATTCGAGCTTAAGTTTTAGCGACTGTAGGGAAAAATGTTGGAATAACTGCGACTGTTTCGGGTTTAATGGGTATGAATCTGGGTGCGTTTACTGGACAGGAAAAGATTTGGAGTTTAGGCAGAGTCTTGCTGGCAATGAAGCCCAATACTATGTTATTGATCCTTTATCTTCGGATACAG GCGCGAATAAGCGGCGGAGACGGATCATCATTTCGATAGTAGTTCCAATAGGGCTTCTGTTTTTGGGCACAGCTCTGTTCCTTCTGCTAAGATTTAGGCGAG GGAGGAAAAGAGAGGAAGAAGTTCATGAGCTGCTGACGTTAGAGGGATATACTGATACATATGAAGATAGAGGAGCAAAGGGCCATGATCTCAGACTCTTCACATATGCATCTATTCTTGCAGCTACAGATAACTTCTCCTTTAAGAATAAACTGGGAGAGGGTGGTTTTGGCCCTGTTTATAAG GGTGTGACACCTGAAGGGCACCACATAGCAGTAAAGGTTCTGTCGCGAAGCTCGGGACAGGGATTGCTCGAGTTTAAAAACGAGCTAATACTTATTTCGAAACTGCAACATGTCAACCTTGTGAAACTAATAGGTTTCTCCATTCATGGAAATGATAAAATTATAGTATATGACTACATGCCTAACAAGAGTCTCGACTGTTTTCTCTTCG ATTCATCCAAGAGGGGGCTATTGGACTGGCTCAAACGTTTCACTATTATCGAAGGGATTGCTCAAGGACTTCTATATCTGCACAAGTACTCGCGCCTGACGATAGTTCATCGAGACCTGAAGTCTGGTAACATATTACTCGATGAAGATATGACTCCCAAGATTTCTGATTTTGGTCTGGCAAGAATCTTTAAGCAAAGTACCAGTGAAGCCAACACGGAAAGGCGTGTTGGGACCTA TGGCTATATGGCACCTGAGTATGCAATGCAGGGGATATTTTCTTTGAAATCGGACGTTTACAGTTTCGGAGTTCTTGTTCTTGAGATTGTGAGTGGCAGGAAAAACAACAGCTTCCACGACATTCAAGGTCCCGTAAATCTTGTGGAACAT GCTTGGGAGCTATGGAGCAATGATTCTGCTGTAGAACTGATGGATCCAACACTTAGGGGTTCATGCAATATTCAACAACTACTCAGATGCATTCACATCGGCCTTTTGTGCGTCGAGAATCGCGCGGTTGATCGGCCGAGCATCGAGGATGTTATATCCATGTTGAAGAATGAAATGAAGGATACTCCCATGCCCAAGAATCCAGCTTTCATCACGAGGGATAGTGTGATTGAGTTGAATAAGAAGATATCACTACAAAATAACTACTCTGTCAATGAAATCTCACTCACTCAAACAGTACAAGGAAGATAA